The genomic interval GCGCTGCAATTTCTCCCATCCTACGGTGGTGTCATGGTCACGGTGCTGAGAACGCCGTTAAGACCAGGTAGTTCGACAGCCACGTGAACACAGGGAGTTTTCCTATGAAGAATCTGGTCAAGCGTTTCGCCAAGGACGAGTCCGGCGCCACCGCCATCGAATACGGCCTGATCGCCGCCGGCATCGCGGTTGCGATCATCGCCGCCGTCAATACGCTCGGAACCTCGCTGAGAGGCACATTCACCAGCGTGGGCACCAGCCTGAACACCACCACCAACTAGAATTAAGTGACGGTTCAACTGCTGTTCGGCACGAAAGGGTCCCGGTATGCCGGGACCTTTTCTGTTCCTGCTTCCTTTCGTTCGTCCGCAAGAAGTTGAGGCGGGCCGCCATGATCCTGTCGAAACCTTCCATACCCAAGACGCATTATCCGCCCGATGATGAGCCAACGAGACGGGCTATCCAGACCGTTTGCATGGCGCTGACTCTCGCCGTGATTGCCGTCACAGCCCGGATAGTCGCTAACTGGCCATGACCTTTCCCGTTTCCCGAATGTTCACTTTGACCGGCTAGGATCATACTCCGCGTAACAGATGGCACTGCAGAGGCTCTTATCTCCATGACACTCGATGTCGCACGCTTGCTGCTGTTCCCGGCCTTGATGGCGTTCGCCGCCGCCAGCGACCTGCTCACCATGACGATCTCCAATCGGGTCTCGCTGCTTTTGGTGGCCGGCTTCCTCGTGGTGGCCGCCCTGAGCGGCATGAGCCTTCACGACATGCTGTTACATGCGGGGGCGGGACTGGCGGTCCTCGCTGTGGCCTTCACCTGTTTTGCGATGGG from Nitrobacter sp. NHB1 carries:
- a CDS encoding Flp family type IVb pilin, which gives rise to MKNLVKRFAKDESGATAIEYGLIAAGIAVAIIAAVNTLGTSLRGTFTSVGTSLNTTTN